The window TTCGAATTTTCAAATAAGGTAAATGGTgaaatttaaaggaaaataaagatataaaattaaaaaataacaaaaacaaaatcaacatttaatatttaatattttaaaagagggAATAAAGCAACTAtgaaaaaacctaaaatatatgttttggaaaatttcaatttaaggaATATCTTTGGAGATCATGAAggcattaatttaaaaagaaaaagagtttctAGTAAAATGgtaagagagagaagagaataggaaaattttccatttataaGAATGAACTTTCAAAccttaaattaataattgtattaattaaaattttgaactttgttAGTTGCGTCAACTTATACAACTTTTACAAGTGTATCAATTTAGGctttaaacttatataaatgtattaatttaaacccTCCATTatgctttatttttatatacttataaaaaaaaaatgattcatGTATTTTGTAGATAGTGCAAATGTCAAAACGAATATAACTCAATGAACACTTTTGTACAGTTAAAAAGATTCATAATAGTGTGCTACttctcaaaactaaaattttgtacCATCGATactaaaattagatatttgatTCTCCGTGTTATACTTTAAAGATTTGATTCTCCGTCAGAaacctaaaaagaaaagaaaagaaagaaatggtttcttttcattatcatttatcttttctttcacCAAACGAAAAGGGAATGACAAAAATCAAAcaccaaaatgaaaacattgaGAAAACAAATTGCAACATCTAAAGCACCCCAGAAAGAGACAACAccacaagaaagaaaatatgaaaaagaaatataaccaaaattcaTTGATGACTATAAGGTTTagaaataacttttgaaaaaaatgctTTGAAGTgaatcatttattattattgttagagGTTATTGTTCTTACTAGACAAGTTGCattatatgataaaaaaagaattaattgtTCATAACacatctctttttttcatattgcaaatttggcAAATATGACGGTAATCAAACGATAatctagttttaaatttgttatttttgcattttttaaaatgtaagtgACATtgactctattatcataattttttttgctatttttgcaaattttacttgttattattattactactactTTTATTTAGGAagattgtaaaaaatagaacatttgataaaatatttatacttaataaaaaaataaagtataataaatgttgtcttttaatggttttattatatgaaacgtaaataatttatcaattttttttattttaaaagaaaaaatctttttctaaaacacTCGAGagtattttttgaaaatttcaaaaagaaaatactaaataataaaaacatcataaaagttttgaaaagaaaaagtagaccTCAAACTAGTTAAGGTAAAATCTGATGTTGGAATCTTTTgtgttttaaacttttaaatttggtctATGTTTAGTTCATGAAATATTCGaactttttagattttgtgaATCTACTAACCAATCAATTAgctctcaaaattttcaaaactctatagtttataaatttaaaaaatatagagttttttttgttattacaAGTTAGACCCAACGttgtcatattttttaataaatgtctTAATTGGCTTCAATTTTACGTCGATGTAGAGTTCAAATGACCAAACTACTCCcctttaatattaataacatattaaaaaagaaaagtggatCATCGCATAAGGAAACAGAAACGTGTGAACGGTTTTGAGAAAACTTTCTTTGTTGAAGAAACTTCCAAACAGTgatcttcttcatttgaaaCTCTACGGGAAACATCgttcttccattttttgtgTAAATTTACCGTATAAAGCAGAAGATTTTTTACGAAGGACTAAAGATTTTTGACGAAGGACTAAAGGAGACGAGTTTTGCTCCTATTTCGACAAAGAGTTTTAGTAAGTAAAGGTTTGTggttatatacaaaatttgttagaatatattctatatatgaaagatatttgaatGTTCTATACCGCACTTCTTTCCTAACTTTAGTGTCTATGAACAAATTAGGGTTTCTTCCGAAACGGATGggtaaaaattatatacttcGACTTCGACGATGTAATAACATATCGGTAAGAACTTGTGCTTTGtgaaccaatttttttttagaatatattacATCGTCCAAATATATAAGACTTTGAGACAATTGTCCAAAATTTGAGGCAAATTGAtgctaaattataaataaatgaaagcaACTTTAGGGGGAAAAAAAcgtaaaaatatgaatgattGTCTCCCTTTTTGTAGCATTCAGCATTGTAATGTTTTCtcatcatataatataatgcaAGGTGATCCACAATTTGGGAGAATTTTGTACATTGCCAACTATTTGTGTTTTTGAtttggagagaaaaagaaatatgttgCTCAGTCTTTTCAGTATATCATCATAATATCTGGCCATTAAAAAGATACAAGCCAGAAAATTCGAAGATTGGGGAGCCATAAAAGCAGGCTTCTACCCTATGAACTCTTCTACAAGGCCAATACTAGCTTGACTTGACAATGGAATTGTCAAATTTATGTGAATTTCAGAAAAAAAGAGGGGAGGAGAAAACAGACAAGTCTTGTAAGTTCATCCTGCACTCAGATCCTGAATGTGAAATGCAAATCAAACAAATGCATCATCAAAATGTACAATGGATCATCCATGGCTGAAATGAGAACAGCTCTTTGGTTAATAGACGACCGGGCAGCATTTGTTACCACAATTTCACCAGTCATGATCAGCACTGTGGAGGAGACCGACCTGTTTATTCAAAAATGGTGCCATGAGTTTGGAACTCTTCTTTACCATCTTCACATGTTGAAGAATGTTGGAAAATTTCACTAATGGGTTTCTCCGGTTCTTCTTCAATCATGATCTCCTGATACCGGCAGTCGGAGCTGCAGAACGCTTTCTCGCCCCTGTCGGAACATTgtgtatttagttttattaaaaagaacatTTAACAATATATCAAGCGTGGATGCAAACAGAAGCAATTGCATAATGTGCTTGTAACACACCTGTAAATGTAAATGTCTTTCCcactttcaagtttcttgttacaaaagtaacaaaaactTAGAAAATCAATTGGTTGACATTGAAAAGGAATGTCCAAGCTGCTTCTAATTGATAGAGGAGATCCTATCTCATTCATCTCATTCTTGTTCAAGTTGTTCAAATCATCAGAGTGACATTCTAAAATGCAGTCACCAAAAATGTGAGTGGTTTTTGGATTCTCCCCGTGAGATATCACACGGGTATAATCCTCGGAAAGCTCGATTTCGGTTGCAGAAAGAGACTCAATGGTCCCGGGAACAGGCACCGTTATTGATGCTGGGGTTGAAATATCTGCAGACAAAATTTTGTCTTGAGGCTCAGAATCAGCATTCGTGGTCAATTTCTTCACAAATGGATTCGTAGAATGGAAGAAGCTACGACCTTTTACACCATAAGATGCAGAAACAAACCGAGGCGAGTCCAAGGAACACGCCCCACTCTTCtttgaagttttgaattcTAATGGTTCTCCAATTTCAAAGAGAACCTCCGAGCTGTAGCTCGGTTTTTTGAGCTGCGGTGGGGGAAAATTGGGACAATTTTTAGGTAAAGATCTAGGACCTGCCTGGGGGAAAACTGTGtcaatttgaagattttggGTCTGATTCTTGGTTCTAACTTGAGGTCCAAAAATGATGTTCTTATTCTCAAATGATCCAAGAGCTTTACCAGACAGcttattatcatcatcaagAGAATCAACAATCCCTAATCCTACTTTACTACAACCCCAGCTCCTTCTATGTCCATCTTGGGATGATTTAGGGGACCCTACAGAGTTGCTAAGATTTGAAAACACCCTAAGTTCTAAAGGAGAGGTGGGACTCCTGACTGAATCAGAATCTGAAGCCACTTTGAAATTTAAGCCAACAAAGAGACCAGGGGCACTGAAAAAGGAGTTGCTTTTGGATTTGTGCCCCAACACAACAGACTGTACAGGACACAACTCAGAACCAGAATCAGCCATTGTTATAGCTGATGTAAAAGTGGAActgatctctctctctatgaaCCAATCTGTTCCTCTTTCTCAACTTCTCCTTCAAACACTGCAAATGCTTGTCTCTGGCAATGGCTAAGCTTGAGTCCTGTAACATGAAAATGAGACATTTCAAcggaagaagaacaagaaaaatggaaaattaacCCAACTGAGAAACAGACAGCATGACGATAAAGGAAATAATCATCTTAATCATCATTTTCAGTTTTCCCTACAAATAACaccaagaaaaggaaaatacaaaCAGATTTGATTGGAAAATAGGTTGGAAGCACCAGAAGTTTCAATGAGgcaaaaaaggagaaaatacaaagaaatcTATGAATCAAAAGGGCGAGAAGTTTCTAGAAAGTCCATTAatctccttttaaaaaaaaaaaaaaaatccagatGAAGAATCCAATATCTGTAATTAAACATGCGAACAGTGACCATGAAAACAGTCCGAAATCGATAAAAACCATGAACTCATCCTCAAATCCTCtcaaatgaacaaaataattaaacatgcAGAGATCGGAGAAACACCATTACAGAACAAACAAGAAATCAAGAACAACAGGCACaaaaaaaaccccaaaatGCATCAAAACGATCGGAAAAAGAGGGGGGGAAGGGAAACAACGGCATTGAACAAGGAAGAGGAAAACTAACCTCCTTTCCGCCGATGAGGGAGAAGATTATGGGAataaagagatgaaaaaagaGACCCAAAATGccaaaaggaagaagaaattgggaaaaaaaatgaatgggtATGACTGAAATTAGTTCAGCATTTTCTTgttgtctctctctctctcccccttTGTGATGCCTCAAAATCAGCGAAGGCAGTGAGCTTGTGAAATACTCTTCCTCTTCCCAGAGCTCTCAGTCACAACTCACAAGCATTTAGCAATTCATCactttctctctttaaaattagaattagaattagaattaaaatcaaaaaaagaaaagaagaaaagaaggagagTTTCTCTCTCTAGAAATAGAGTGGCATTAGCAGTGTATGGCAGCTACTTTAAATTTGCCCACAGAATTGTCTTTGgatgtattattattaccGCTTCATCAACACCatccactttttcttttttctttctttttatctttttcataataattatgttaaagaagttttttttttaataataaaataaattaaaatatttataaattatagcaAATATATCAGTAGCTACCAACTTACTATGTGGTagatattttatcaaaattattgtttttacctttctctattttaaataataaaaaatgatatttttgaatatagtaaaataaattaaaatattcacaaattataacaacattttgaattttatcgATCATTGTCTGTCAATGTTAAAACATATCAATGtcaattattgatagaatttgaaaatatgttagaaaatattttaaatatttagaaaattgtttaaagtagaagtttgacaaaatatttaccctttataaaaaaatgaagtgtgatgaattttatatttttactcattttgttctataaatgataaataatttgtcaacttttttttattttttaaaaaattcttaaatattacgtaataaaccaaaatatttacaaaatatactaaatttcataatctacGAGAGAGCTTTGGGATATGTGTTATTTGGGACTCTAATAACCACTTATTCTATGGTAAATACTATTGTAAGGTTCAAGTTAAATCCAGTAAACATTATTTCATAACGGTTTATTTGTTCTGGCCTTATAATTTGTCTATACTTTATCTTCATCGTGTTTTACTCTTTATTActgtgtttttttattttttttctcaaactaaaataatttacacgttttaaatatatactattataacaaaaacttaaatgagTTGTAATAACATAAGAGTATAATAACTAACTAATTGCACACGTGATAAATCTGTTAGTGTCTATAAATGAACATTTGTTCTATCGAAAAacctatattattttttatttccttttctttttcaataaatttactcattcgaagaagagaaaataaatagattttaaaaaataaaaaatgtatcatatgaaaaaaaaatctagaaaaaaCTACTATAATAACTCTTTGTTGTCTATTACAAacatgacaagtaattagttGTATTATAAAGTTATTAGACGGCTAtccgtttttaaaattactacttttacaatttagaaaatgtagtaacatatgttttattatcataatttttttttgttattttcacaaacgtccattttaaaaatatgttgaaatcTTACCTGCATTTCAAAATTGTAGTTCATAacgggttttttttttaaatgttgttttcaaatacagcaaaataaaccaaatatttacaaaaatagcaactTTTTAGATCTATCGTTAATAAATATCGAtagtatttgaaattttactatttttacaaatattttaaactttttaccTCTTACTTGTGATATTccaaaaatactttttttaaaaaaagaagagcaCAAGGAATTAATGgtgaaattttgagaaaacgACGTggtttttaaatgaaaagacGTTGTAATAAAGTAAtcaatcttttgttttaaccATGGGTttgattgtgtttatttttgcTTCGTAAGTATGGActaattatacttttaatttgaactttatttttatctttttttaattttgagttcaacatatcttcaaatttctaaaatggtTGGGTTTCCATCTAAATTTATCTATCTAAATCACATATTaaatgtgaaattaaaaactatatatattaatgttaCATCAAAGttagactatatatatataaacaaaagtgGGTACGTGCAtcaattctaataatttattagaaaattgtcaaaaatagtaaatttgataaagtatttataacatatagtaaaattttagaatatattaataataaacattgatagacattaatagaaatttatcAGTTTATATCATTagtaaaaaccaaaattttgttatagtttgtaaatattttaatttatttttctattttaaaaaatattcctaatttattttcacaattttaaaCATTGAACGTTATTTCTCAAGAGAcatttaaaatactaaaattgtttttaaaatatattaatattcatccaaaatttctatatcttgtaaatagtttttttttttgttgtgctATTCACTTCACTTCTCCCTTTTAACATAGGACAATGTTTAAAGGTTAAAAACctttgtttatataaataagaataagGGAGGTGTTTTAAtgtagtttaatttgaaactaaaaaataaaaaaagaaaattgtttttttgtaataatttaatttaaaattaataaatatatttaaatataacaaaaaaaccaaaatatttaaaaaatataataaaattttagatgttTATAGATTTTTACCACTAATAAACGAGAGTAAAAGTTTATCACGgataaatagaaattttgttatatatatatatatatttttgtaaaagttgaatagtttttcttttgaaagttttctctttttcttaatttatattttagttttttattagtttaatattaaatttgtaatataatattgaaaatttgaaataataatttttttttttcttaaaccaTCGTGACgtacacatttttctttttgggtttatttttttgtgtgtttttattttcttttaaactatattgTATTTGCAGTTTTGGTAAACTGTGGTAGAGAATTTGGGTAGGACGAAACATCCATTTTAGTAAGGTCCATAACTATGTGATTGCCCACTTTTCCCTTCTCACAATTTTGCCCCCATATACAATacattattacaattttactCGTACTATACACAGTGTTCGATGAGTCGTGATATGATGAATTTGTATTGTAATGTGATGCCAAACACGTGtttcaatttaatcttttgaatCTGACTTGTAATATACAACTCGTTCTTACAGTTTTCTATTTAACTCTATTTCCcactatttttataatttactgtgttaaaataaatgattattatttgtgaTTCTTCATGAATGCATCCATCATTGGTAAATGTATCATCTCATGAAAAGTGTTAATAACTAAAGGACGTGACTTTTTGAATGGTCACGGATAAGTCAATAAATAAGTTCCTTTATCTTCTATAAATGAATTTCTCTTCGTATCCACAATCTTGACGCTCGGTAGATTCacaagattttgtttgttgatcTTCTATAGGAGTGCTAGAAGAGAGATGATTTGTTCTATTATGAGAGGTAATTACTTTAAATACTCAAACACTAAAGTGAGTAAATTTTTCCTAAAGAGACaatgtgaattttttaagttcaaatcTGTATTTATGTATGTTTTTCTACTTATTgtgataataatttttacaacaaTTTGATAATCTGTATAACATTTAcgatatcattttcttttctcgtTCGATCATTCATGCTTTTCAACACCTCTTCTATTCCAAATAATTTTGACTATATCTTAACTCTCCAAACAAATTTCTATATGGGTTAGAGTTGAGTTGTTTCACTAAATTCGAGAGTCCATTAATGGTTACTTAATTACTTACATGCCTATTAAGGAAATTATTTATCGTTAAGAATATTGTTTAGCAAAAGTTATTAGTTggagtaattttattttgagggGATTATTATTCACACAAATgtagttattaattaagaatttcAAAGACAATGatttacataaattttgtagGTTATCACATTGTaacatttatgatttatttggaaaactttcttaagaaatattttttaaaaaactttacacaatatgtttttattttttacaaaaagaaacattaattTGGGGactttaatttacattttccATACGTtacactaaaataatataaaattgttacttgaaaaataatattgcacCAATTTCATTACttccaaaataatttgaaatagtaaagattttattaaaaagtacATTTTACCGTCCAAAGttacataaatatttcaaacacgCATTATTAACGTTGTTGATGTGGTCATCCATCAATTATTGTAGTAAGAAGAAAAGCCtcaaaaaatatgattaagtCATTAACTTTTAACTAACACTTATAAGTTTATCAGTATCTATTAcagatagaattcaaaattttacaacaatttagaaatattctagttactatatttaaaaatattcatattttcgACTACAAATAACATGTCCTTAATTTATTCAATAGGTTTAAAAACATTCGAATCTACTACACAtgtcatttcatattttcaatttcattcaacacaaattttaaattcttatataataattttaataaaaaaggtaaaaaacaatctttcacaaaatatttacatttcattcaaaaataaaatataataattttttagtaattttgttcacgtaaatagtttgttaatttttttatttgttgaaaaaaagtaacatagtaattctttttagtgattttgttcAGGTaatagtttgtcaaattttctatttatgaaaaaaaagtaacgtAAAATTGAATGCTcacttttttataatttaatgattttaaactaaaatattggaaaaaaaacatttgacaaaaatatttaataaaccttgctttttaatgattttttttatagaaaatgtaaatattttatcatttctttttagtttttgaaaaaatatttaatatttgaatttaactaaaagaaaCATAGAGTGtggaaatttcaaaaacattgTCCCACGTAACAACGACTTCCGTTAATCAGCAACGGCGGTTAAGCGACGTCTATCAACCGTTAACTAATAATTATGTGGTCCACTCAGTCCCTATCAAATCGAGTTGCCACGTCACAATGTATTAATTAACTTACTGTGACTAAAGGGCTCCTCAACAAcgccctctctctctctctctctttctctttctctttcttttcttttacaattttataatttcactTTTCGGAACTGCCTCATTTGTCGTTTTGCGTGACTCAGCTTTCCTCATTCTCGATCCCGAACGCCTGCTCTCGACACGTGTCCGTCAGATTTGTGGATCCCCACGAAATCGGACGGCTTCGAGCGCGAGATTCTTTTACCACTGGACCGGTCTTCTTCGGCCGGTTGATTTATTCACCGCGtgctttttatttaatttttgttttcttatggTATTGTGTACTGAAAAAGGTACGTTCAAGTAGGGCCCAGCACTCGTAAGGTACACACGTGTCAAATTCAGGTGGGGCCGTGGAGTTGAACGAACGAGTGAAATTTTGCCTGCCAAAGAGGGAGCGGCGAAGTTAAACAGTAGGTTATATGAAGTACTAATTCTGTATTTACTCGTCCCACTCCATTTTAGtgcatttatatttatattactaattttagttttgcttTATGTTTGTGaactttttctctaaaataaaaagaatatttataaactttaaagagttttaaaaatgtcaatttttaataaatggtatcaaacttttatttaaaaaatatatttcaactaTTCAAAGTTTTGTAAATGCTATTTACcttaaaaatatgttaaaaatacggttattgatttaatatttatattgattttctcaccaactaaaataaaattgaaaattttaagtttaaattgaatCAACTGACCAAACAAAAGTCGATCGAACGGTGGGAGAACGAGAGGAATCGATGttagtttgaagaaaaatttcaaatcgattaattttaaaagatatttcaTAGTGTTAAAACTCAAATGATCGACCGTTAAGAGGTCgatttgaacatttactaaacCGATCATAGTCAGTTTGATGATAATTTGATC of the Cucumis sativus cultivar 9930 chromosome 3, Cucumber_9930_V3, whole genome shotgun sequence genome contains:
- the LOC101223099 gene encoding FCS-Like Zinc finger 10, with amino-acid sequence MADSGSELCPVQSVVLGHKSKSNSFFSAPGLFVGLNFKVASDSDSVRSPTSPLELRVFSNLSNSVGSPKSSQDGHRRSWGCSKVGLGIVDSLDDDNKLSGKALGSFENKNIIFGPQVRTKNQTQNLQIDTVFPQAGPRSLPKNCPNFPPPQLKKPSYSSEVLFEIGEPLEFKTSKKSGACSLDSPRFVSASYGVKGRSFFHSTNPFVKKLTTNADSEPQDKILSADISTPASITVPVPGTIESLSATEIELSEDYTRVISHGENPKTTHIFGDCILECHSDDLNNLNKNEMNEIGSPLSIRSSLDIPFQCQPIDFLSFCYFCNKKLESGKDIYIYRGEKAFCSSDCRYQEIMIEEEPEKPISEIFQHSSTCEDGKEEFQTHGTIFE